The window CCCGTGCCGTGGTCGATCGCCTGCGCGGGAAGCGCCCCTGGCGTGGTGCCGTCCTTGCTCTCGGCCATCGAGATGCCCGACGCCGCCTGGACGATGGAGTCGAACCCGCGCCGGCCCGCCCACGGCCCGGTGTCGCCCCAGGCGTTGATCCGGGCGCGGATCAGCCCCGGGGGTGTCCGCAGGCCGAAGGCCTCGATGGCGCCAGGCCGGTAGCCGGTCACCAGCACGTCGGCGCGGTCGAGGAGTTCCTGGGCGCGGGGAAGGTCGGTGCGCAGGTCGAGGAGAGCCGACCGCTTGCCCTGGCCCGTGTCGAGGTGCTGCCAGCCGATCTCGGCGAGGACCGGTGGGTCGAGGCGCAGGACGTCCGCGCCGAGCAGGGCCAGCGTCCGGCCGCAGACCGGGCCGGCGAGCACCCGGGTCAGGTCGAGCACCCGCACCCCCGCCAGGGGAAGCGCGCCGCCGGGCAGGGCGAGGGCCGCGGTGTCGTCGCGTTCCGTCGTGTGCAGGAGCGGTCCCACGGCCGCGGCCGCCCCGGGGGCGCTGGCACGCCATTCGGCCTCGGTCCGGACGCGCACGGCGATCGCGCCGGCCTCGACCGCCAGGTCCTCGAGCTCGGCGGCGGATCGCGAGGCGATTGCCTTGGCGGCGGTCTCCCGGTCGGCTTCGACCAGACCGAGGATTCGCAGGAGCCGGTCGCGGTGGTGCGGATAGTTGGCGTGCGTCCGGACGAACCCGTCATCGGCCCGGAAGAAGCCGGAAAGCGGCGCGAAAGCACTGGCGCCCGCCTCGCCGTCCCGGAAAAGGCGCTCACTGCAAAACGCGGCGGCGACGCGCTCGGGATCGAGCGCGGCGGTGACGATCGGGCCCGTCACCCCGGCGCGGACGGCGGCCGCCCGAACCGCCTCCACCGAGAGGGTGGCCAGATCGAGAACAGGCAGAGCGGCGGACAGCCAGGCACCGGTCGTCCCCATCTACCTCCCGTCCTTTCGCTGGGTAAGCAGTGGCTGCGCATCCACGGTGAGCCGTTGGGTGCCGACGACGCGCAGGAGGGCGAGGGCCTCGGCCTCGGGGGTGCCGGGCGGCGCGGAGTAGACGACCACGGACTGGTCGACGTCGGGGACGTGCAGGGCGTCGCAGTCCAACGTCAGCGGGCCGAGCGACGGGTGGACGATGGTCTTGCGGTGGCTGCGCCAGCCGCCGGCCTGGCCGCCGGCCCAGAGACGACGGAACTCGGCCGAGCCGGCGCGCAGCCGCGCGAGCAGCTCCGTCAGGCCCTGATCCCTGGGGTAGCGGGCGGCGGCGGAGCGCAGCGCGGCGACGGCCTGGGTGGCGGTGGCATCCCGCTCGTCGTCCGTCTCCCCGACCCGGCTGCGGTGGGCGTCGAGGTCCGGGTCGGGCAGGAACCGCAGAAGGTTGAGGTTGCGCCGTTCCGGCGGGACGGCCGACCAGTCGCCGTGCAGCGCGCTGGACATGGCGTTCCAGGCCAGCACGTCACTCTTGGCGCTCAGGAGCACCGCCGGCAGGTCGACGAACCGGTCGATGAGGCGCAACACGCTCGGTCGGACATGCAGCTCGATCGTCCCCGGCG of the Pseudofrankia saprophytica genome contains:
- a CDS encoding CoA transferase codes for the protein MGTTGAWLSAALPVLDLATLSVEAVRAAAVRAGVTGPIVTAALDPERVAAAFCSERLFRDGEAGASAFAPLSGFFRADDGFVRTHANYPHHRDRLLRILGLVEADRETAAKAIASRSAAELEDLAVEAGAIAVRVRTEAEWRASAPGAAAAVGPLLHTTERDDTAALALPGGALPLAGVRVLDLTRVLAGPVCGRTLALLGADVLRLDPPVLAEIGWQHLDTGQGKRSALLDLRTDLPRAQELLDRADVLVTGYRPGAIEAFGLRTPPGLIRARINAWGDTGPWAGRRGFDSIVQAASGISMAESKDGTTPGALPAQAIDHGTGYLLAAAIIDALVARAADGRGREVSAALARTATWLLDAPGRDPSPPPADTPGARGAVTHGRITTARPAVPGFDDYPHPAHPWGADPAAFLS
- a CDS encoding helix-turn-helix domain-containing protein yields the protein MAVDRVGLAEAIRRARERIRPEDVGLPAGPRTARRVAGLRREELALLAGISVDYLVRLEQGRGPRPSMQVLQALARALRLDTAGRDQLFHLAGWAPPTPGTIELHVRPSVLRLIDRFVDLPAVLLSAKSDVLAWNAMSSALHGDWSAVPPERRNLNLLRFLPDPDLDAHRSRVGETDDERDATATQAVAALRSAAARYPRDQGLTELLARLRAGSAEFRRLWAGGQAGGWRSHRKTIVHPSLGPLTLDCDALHVPDVDQSVVVYSAPPGTPEAEALALLRVVGTQRLTVDAQPLLTQRKDGR